The following are encoded together in the Planctobacterium marinum genome:
- a CDS encoding ATP-grasp domain-containing protein gives MSIEQDFKLFSGNSFSELFANDIQDGKYGYYVSYPSTAGWSHFPNNQKYLIQDGNSEESKVPYNKTAQMEPWRVLSVMGDDIPAILMEKPSDPLLTYWREHFGFKYDNLDVYPHQNIFNELNESDKYDKILSLFPFDHLKKEKHAIDPDEHYRLLSKVTLAEMGVHYPKFTHYDLTQVDISQVKVPDEYPFLVKVSHGLAGEGTYIIRNQEDLDFCSIDIRQYIKAGLVRTVLVSEFVLNEVGNYCVQFYVDREGKATLLGATNQMVTEDGEMIGGVIRYSDTMEKFQHKIAVLSRFLHKHGYFGVVGVDVLENAEGEMFVIDANIRINGSTPLCVLRRNLQQEKKEYAKFSTGYSVDCSLDEAMVRLHRDLEHKDFVIVSANEYIEDKKLKTHIYGIIAGETLDQMFAIENRLRMLGVHG, from the coding sequence ATGAGCATCGAGCAGGACTTTAAGCTTTTTTCGGGTAATTCCTTTTCTGAGTTATTCGCCAATGATATTCAGGATGGCAAATACGGCTATTACGTGTCTTATCCCAGTACCGCAGGCTGGAGTCATTTCCCTAATAATCAAAAGTACCTTATCCAGGATGGTAACTCTGAAGAGAGCAAAGTCCCCTACAATAAAACGGCACAAATGGAGCCCTGGCGGGTTTTGTCGGTGATGGGGGATGATATACCCGCAATTTTGATGGAAAAGCCCTCCGATCCCCTTTTAACTTATTGGCGGGAGCATTTTGGTTTTAAGTACGACAATCTGGATGTTTATCCTCACCAAAACATATTTAACGAACTGAACGAGTCAGATAAATACGATAAGATCCTGTCGTTGTTTCCTTTTGATCACCTCAAAAAAGAAAAGCACGCTATCGACCCCGATGAACACTATCGCTTGTTGAGCAAGGTAACACTGGCTGAGATGGGGGTGCATTATCCCAAATTTACTCACTACGATTTAACTCAGGTGGATATCAGTCAGGTGAAAGTGCCCGATGAATATCCGTTTTTGGTGAAGGTGTCTCATGGCCTGGCGGGTGAGGGCACCTACATTATTCGCAACCAGGAAGACCTGGATTTCTGCTCCATTGATATCCGTCAGTATATTAAAGCGGGCCTGGTGCGCACGGTATTGGTATCGGAATTTGTACTCAACGAAGTGGGTAACTACTGTGTCCAGTTTTATGTGGATCGCGAGGGCAAAGCCACACTATTAGGCGCGACTAATCAAATGGTCACCGAAGATGGAGAGATGATCGGTGGTGTGATCCGTTATAGCGATACGATGGAAAAGTTTCAACATAAGATCGCCGTACTCAGTCGATTCCTGCACAAACACGGTTATTTCGGCGTCGTAGGTGTAGATGTACTGGAAAACGCCGAAGGTGAAATGTTTGTGATTGATGCCAATATCCGCATTAATGGTTCTACGCCTTTGTGTGTTTTGCGCCGCAACTTACAGCAAGAAAAGAAAGAGTACGCCAAGTTTTCCACTGGCTATTCGGTGGATTGTAGTCTGGATGAGGCCATGGTGCGTTTACATCGGGATCTGGAGCATAAGGACTTTGTGATTGTGTCTGCCAATGAGTATATCGAAGATAAAAAATTGAAGACGCATATCTACGGCATCATCGCTGGTGAAACCCTGGATCAGATGTTTGCCATTGAAAATCGGTTGAGAATGTTGGGGGTACACGGGTAG
- a CDS encoding acetate--CoA ligase family protein yields MTDFVAEQTSRTNAKDSDAFDVFNLRHYVGPNPDLSCEALAFDFAFTGHPKPAPLNDIHSAVAERLPELAKVECENYAQLFGHTVSVVNRLDLNLHMDKWEVQEKEHGARIAFQVIHKTTSWKVVYFVWDWFEYICDPDNNEFDYDAQFAELQESFNRSVFGGPTSYSLLKAAAKKHVPVTYLWDEGLFQYGYGKSMIRGIATTFDVDSHVDSDFTCRKDDCKAFLAEYGFPVPEGEVVYELEEAIEVAEDIGYPVVCKPVVGHKGIGVTANIENEDQLRKAFINAVAAVPEGEPQSIIVETFVTGNDHRILCVDGEFVAALKREAAYVIGDGESTIMELINIENGKEIRADTATSPLGKILTDDVMDNTLSDAGLTRDSVLERGEKVHLRKVANLSLGGVSEDVTDIVHPEIIAMSRAIAQHFKLTVFALDVITDDIANDWKPVKGQKRANFGIIEINAAPGIYMHLKPAYGRSIDVPTRIIETFFDESLDARIPILTFNKLSKPGMKRIIDYIMHHDICRYPAGVCTDGMFLKKHEFPVNPDYNANMRNVLRNPRVEMLLAEMPLAVYETEGMYYNSSDLLVLEDPNETEMILAEDMEPGAIVMIRKGNDVEIRRGDAEPEAMQVEFEDEFFSLVLHEIKAHFGKKIILQPATL; encoded by the coding sequence ATGACTGACTTCGTGGCAGAACAAACTTCTCGAACAAATGCAAAAGACTCAGATGCATTTGATGTATTCAATTTACGTCACTATGTCGGGCCCAACCCGGATTTGTCCTGCGAAGCACTGGCTTTTGATTTTGCCTTTACCGGACACCCTAAACCTGCTCCATTGAACGACATCCATTCGGCGGTGGCAGAGCGTTTACCAGAACTGGCCAAGGTAGAGTGTGAAAACTACGCACAGTTATTTGGTCATACTGTGTCTGTGGTTAACCGCCTGGATCTCAACCTGCACATGGACAAATGGGAAGTACAGGAAAAAGAACACGGTGCTCGTATCGCCTTTCAGGTGATCCACAAAACCACGTCCTGGAAAGTTGTCTATTTTGTCTGGGATTGGTTTGAATATATCTGCGACCCGGATAACAACGAATTTGATTACGATGCCCAATTTGCGGAATTGCAGGAGTCCTTCAATCGTTCGGTATTTGGTGGCCCTACTTCCTACAGCCTGCTTAAAGCCGCCGCCAAAAAACACGTCCCCGTCACCTATTTATGGGACGAAGGCCTGTTTCAATACGGTTATGGCAAAAGCATGATCCGCGGTATCGCTACTACATTTGATGTAGACAGCCACGTCGACTCTGACTTCACCTGTCGCAAAGACGATTGCAAAGCCTTTCTGGCGGAATACGGCTTCCCGGTACCCGAAGGCGAAGTGGTATATGAACTAGAAGAAGCCATTGAAGTTGCCGAAGATATTGGTTACCCGGTGGTGTGTAAACCGGTAGTGGGTCACAAAGGTATTGGCGTTACGGCCAATATTGAAAACGAAGATCAGCTGCGCAAAGCCTTTATTAATGCCGTTGCCGCGGTACCAGAAGGCGAACCACAATCCATTATTGTAGAAACCTTCGTTACCGGCAACGACCATCGTATTTTATGCGTAGATGGCGAATTTGTGGCCGCCCTTAAACGGGAAGCGGCCTATGTGATTGGCGATGGTGAGTCCACCATCATGGAGCTAATTAATATCGAAAACGGCAAAGAAATCCGCGCCGATACCGCCACCTCACCGCTGGGTAAAATCCTGACAGATGATGTGATGGATAATACCTTAAGTGATGCAGGCCTAACCCGTGACTCAGTATTAGAGCGGGGCGAAAAAGTCCATCTGCGCAAAGTGGCCAACCTGTCGTTGGGCGGCGTGAGTGAAGACGTGACAGATATCGTGCACCCGGAAATCATTGCCATGAGTCGTGCTATAGCGCAGCACTTTAAGCTCACGGTATTCGCCCTGGATGTGATCACCGATGATATCGCCAACGACTGGAAACCAGTAAAAGGGCAAAAACGCGCCAACTTCGGTATCATCGAGATCAACGCGGCACCGGGCATTTATATGCACTTAAAACCCGCCTACGGTCGCTCCATCGATGTGCCTACTCGCATCATCGAAACCTTCTTTGATGAAAGCCTGGATGCCCGTATTCCTATCCTGACCTTCAATAAACTCAGCAAACCTGGCATGAAGCGCATTATCGATTACATCATGCACCACGATATCTGTCGTTACCCGGCAGGCGTGTGTACTGACGGTATGTTTCTGAAAAAACACGAGTTTCCAGTGAACCCTGATTACAACGCCAACATGCGCAACGTGCTGAGAAATCCCAGAGTAGAAATGTTGCTGGCAGAAATGCCATTAGCGGTCTACGAAACGGAAGGAATGTATTACAATAGTTCAGATTTATTGGTGCTCGAAGATCCCAACGAGACAGAAATGATTCTGGCAGAAGATATGGAACCCGGCGCCATAGTGATGATCCGTAAAGGCAACGATGTAGAAATTCGCCGCGGCGATGCTGAGCCTGAAGCCATGCAGGTAGAATTCGAGGATGAATTCTTTTCCCTGGTACTACACGAAATCAAAGCCCACTTTGGCAAAAAAATCATCTTACAACCGGCAACCCTTTAA
- a CDS encoding cyanophycinase encodes MHNNKGTLTLIGGAEDRNSNSGVLRNLVDKTKARYVAVVPTASMYGYELGDEYKDTFRRLGVEKIEILDIKERRDTENERFLEIAKEADLIFFTGGDQVKLAHVFLHTELLKIIKNRHFLSGLHLAGTSAGAMVMSDPLIYEGDGKDFQKGAVFFEPGFGITASTTVDTHFMERGRIPRICAFLASGYSKRGIGVGEDTAAFITPDDKLEVFGSGIVVMFNADKMRYSNFHNIKEDELIDMDNVAMSFLVHGSRFDMSKWAQIKPSKRKKIIAAS; translated from the coding sequence ATGCATAATAACAAAGGTACTTTAACCCTAATCGGAGGCGCAGAAGATAGAAACAGCAACAGTGGCGTGCTTCGAAATCTGGTAGACAAAACCAAAGCCCGTTATGTGGCTGTGGTACCTACCGCCTCCATGTATGGCTACGAACTGGGCGATGAATACAAAGACACCTTTCGTCGCCTGGGTGTAGAAAAAATCGAAATTCTGGATATTAAAGAACGCCGCGATACCGAAAACGAGCGTTTTCTGGAAATCGCCAAAGAGGCCGATCTGATCTTCTTTACTGGTGGCGACCAGGTAAAACTGGCCCATGTGTTCTTACATACAGAATTATTAAAGATCATCAAAAACCGTCACTTCTTATCGGGCTTGCACCTGGCAGGTACCAGCGCTGGCGCCATGGTAATGAGCGACCCGCTGATTTACGAAGGTGACGGCAAAGACTTCCAAAAAGGTGCGGTATTTTTCGAGCCGGGTTTTGGTATCACCGCCAGTACCACAGTCGACACTCACTTTATGGAGCGCGGCCGTATCCCGCGTATTTGTGCCTTTCTGGCATCGGGTTACAGCAAACGCGGCATCGGGGTAGGTGAAGACACCGCCGCCTTCATTACCCCAGATGACAAACTGGAAGTGTTTGGTTCCGGCATCGTTGTGATGTTCAACGCCGACAAAATGCGTTACTCCAACTTCCACAACATCAAAGAAGACGAGCTCATCGATATGGATAATGTGGCCATGTCTTTCCTGGTGCACGGCTCCCGCTTTGATATGAGCAAATGGGCGCAAATCAAACCTTCGAAACGCAAGAAGATTATTGCGGCTTCTTAA